Part of the Maridesulfovibrio sp. genome, GGTCTGGAATGTGAAGGTTTCTGTGGTTTCCACTGGAGCGAAGAGTGCAGATTTCAAAGTAGGCTATATGCTTCGCAATTGCGGCTGGATACCTAAATATAAGCTTGATGCGTTCCCCGGTAGCGGAAATATAAACTTTACCTTTGAGGCGGAAATTTATCAGGGAAGCGGCTTGGATTTCACGAATTGTGATGTAGCACTTGCAACGGTTAAGAAGCTTTCTCGAATTTCACCCCCAGAGCTTGGACGTTGGGTAATTGAACCCAAGCCTGAGCCTGAGCCGGAAATGGCCCGTTATGCCATGGACAGTATGAATATGGCCATGGAGGCATCTTCTGCTCCTGAAGGAGGCGGAGGAAGCAGAATGTTCAAGCGTGCTCCCAAACTGGTCAGCAAGGCAACATATTCTTTATGGGAGATGGGTAAAAAGAACATTCCGGCTGGTAGTACCCGTAAATATGCGGTTGAAAGTGAAACATGGAAATCTGAGTTTTCATTTATAGCTCGTCCATCACTTACTCCCGATGTGTTTGTTTCCTCAAAAACATTACTAGTTGAAGCAAAGGATTATCCTGTTGGCGAGGCGCTTATGTTTATGGAAGGAACAATGATCGGTAAAAAACGTTTCTCTTTTTCAGGTAAGGAAAAGGAATTGTTCTTCGGCTCTGATCCTATGCTGAAGGCAGAGCGTAAAACTGTTGAAAAGAAATCCGGTGAGCAGGGCATGTTTAATTCCAAGCAGACTTACAGCTGGAAATATAGTCTAGAGCTTGAGAATAGCCGGAAGGTACCGGTTAAAGTTCTGGTTCAGGAACCTTTTCCTGTTTCCGGCGACAAGCGTATCAAGCTCGAAATTGTCACTGAGCCGAAGGCAGAAATCAAGGATGATAATTTTGAATGGCTGGTAGAGGTTCCTGCAGGCGGAAAATATGCTGTGAACTATGGAGTTGAAATGAAGGCTCCGGACGATATGGATATTGATTTGGGGATTGGCAGATAAAGAGGGATCTCCCTTTAAAAAAGAAAAGGCCCGTTCCAGCAGGAACGGGCCTTTTTATGCTTTTCGTAATATTGAAACTAGAATTCAAATCCAAGGTCAAGGCTGACTATGTGGGTGCGTGAATTGCTGATTTCAGTTTGGAGAATGCCTTCAGTAGGTCTTGCTTCAATGGTGCGGTCTTTCATCCAAAGATAGTTGTAGGCAGCATCAATTTTGAAGTTTTCATACTTCCAGCCGATACCGAAAGATATGTTCTGACGGTCACTGGTAGGCAGCATGTAGTCAATGTAGCCATCGGGAATCGGGCTCTGGTCATAGAAGTAACCGACTCTGAGAGCGAGGTCTTCAATGGGAAGGTATTCTACACCAAACTGGAATCTCCAGACGTCATTCCACTTTTTATCAGAGGTAACTGAGGTACGTCCGATTGCGTTCACATTTTCGAATTCATAAGTAAGATGGCTGTAGTCGCTCCAGAGAGACCAGATTGCGTCGAATTCAAAGTTCAGATTATCCAAAGGTTTGTATTCAACGCCTGCGAAAACCATATGCGGGGTTTTCATGGTCATTTTGACATCAGAGTCCTGAAAGCTGTTAGGAAGAGCTGCAGCAGCGGCAGCAGATGGGTTGTAGCTTGCGGAACCGGATGCAGAGTGGCTCATTTTACTGCGCCAGGAAAGGCCGATGGCCCACTGGTCATTGGGGGTGATGTGGATAGCTGCGTTGGCACCGGGAGTAAATCCGTTGACAAGGATACGCTGGTCTACATCAAAGGTATATGTGGTTGGGTCTTTCACGCCAGATGCATCGAGCTTCTTTCTGAGGTCTGCACGAACCTTCATGAACTCGAGACCGGCAGCGATAGAAACATATTCGTTGAATTTGTAGGCT contains:
- a CDS encoding DUF4139 domain-containing protein, which codes for MQKRIICMTLVFCVLFCSSAFAASERVVFYPSGADFSSKVKADLKHDVNGDYAMFTLSGQAVPETFTIASLSKGVVINDVSWARSDLSRSPAAIELGKRIDQLKFKKDTVVSQKQAVDGGIAFWKERGIDQQIKTADLGNVAGQVVTNLSKLYTESAKLAVKIDELQELINDLQRQLKEMAGGDKLVWNVKVSVVSTGAKSADFKVGYMLRNCGWIPKYKLDAFPGSGNINFTFEAEIYQGSGLDFTNCDVALATVKKLSRISPPELGRWVIEPKPEPEPEMARYAMDSMNMAMEASSAPEGGGGSRMFKRAPKLVSKATYSLWEMGKKNIPAGSTRKYAVESETWKSEFSFIARPSLTPDVFVSSKTLLVEAKDYPVGEALMFMEGTMIGKKRFSFSGKEKELFFGSDPMLKAERKTVEKKSGEQGMFNSKQTYSWKYSLELENSRKVPVKVLVQEPFPVSGDKRIKLEIVTEPKAEIKDDNFEWLVEVPAGGKYAVNYGVEMKAPDDMDIDLGIGR
- a CDS encoding OmpP1/FadL family transporter, which produces MRTKFTACISMLIILMGLATVPGFSTKAEAAGFAIYEWGSRGNALGGAVIAKADDPSAIAWNPAGITQLEGTHIQAGVAMISPMMDLSTTYNGVTTKSSMTKNTFFPPNAYITHQINDNIWLGVGTFTRFGLGTEFDEKWSGRYASYNTAIESYSFNPNLAYKFNEYVSIAAGLEFMKVRADLRKKLDASGVKDPTTYTFDVDQRILVNGFTPGANAAIHITPNDQWAIGLSWRSKMSHSASGSASYNPSAAAAAALPNSFQDSDVKMTMKTPHMVFAGVEYKPLDNLNFEFDAIWSLWSDYSHLTYEFENVNAIGRTSVTSDKKWNDVWRFQFGVEYLPIEDLALRVGYFYDQSPIPDGYIDYMLPTSDRQNISFGIGWKYENFKIDAAYNYLWMKDRTIEARPTEGILQTEISNSRTHIVSLDLGFEF